In Balaenoptera ricei isolate mBalRic1 chromosome 7, mBalRic1.hap2, whole genome shotgun sequence, a single window of DNA contains:
- the LOC132368793 gene encoding non-histone chromosomal protein HMG-14-like: MKCLNNKKAMILEHSSLDLQLAKQGHRIIGAAGGAAAAKPPSFAKALGAPRPPGTRHAPKRKVSCAEGAAKEEPERRSARLSAKPAPAKVETKPKKAAGKDKSSDKQVQTKGKRGAKGKQAEVANQETKEDLPAENGETKNEESPASDEAGEKEAKSN, translated from the exons ATGAAgtgtttaaacaataaaaaagccATGATCCTCGAACACAGCTCACTTGATTTGCAGTTGGCGAAACAGGGCCACAGA ATTATTGGGGCGGCGGGAGGAGCGGCGGCGGCCAAGCCCCCCAGCTTCGCGAAGGCTCTCGGCGCGCCGCGGCCCCCAGGCACCCGGCACGCGCCCAAGAGGAAGGTCAGCTGCGCCGAGGGGGCGGCGAAGGAGGAGCCCGAGAGGAGGTCGGCGCGGTTGTCAGCTAAACCGGCTCCTGCAAAAGTGGAAACGAAGCCAAAAAAGGCGGCAGGAAAGGATAAATCTTCCGACAAACAAGtgcaaacaaaagggaaaaggggagcaAAGGGAAAACAGGCTGAAGTGGCTAACCAAGAGACTAAAGAAGACTTACCTGCAGAAAATGGAGAAACTAAAAATGAGGAGAGCCCAGCTTCTGAtgaagcaggagagaaagaagccaagtcTAATTAA